In Zingiber officinale cultivar Zhangliang chromosome 1A, Zo_v1.1, whole genome shotgun sequence, the DNA window tcaagtaaatgtatccgtatatcaaatagttgtctataaaatagacgaaatatttgaaacaacctcttgcttggatagtcataggatcacacaaatcagaatgaaccaatttcaacatatctttgactccataccccttagacttgaaagcttcttggttatttttccttccaagtaagactcgcaggttggaaagatttccactactaatgaacccaaaagttcatcagctaccaatgaatcatactcaagttaatataacctagccttagatgccaaagatataattggttcatttccgaaggttactttctcttaaagttagaagatgtgttactaatttccatttgttgcatcgtgagagttattggatttataaattgccaaccaacgtaccggagcagataacttccctcttttcttaataacaactttgttattaaaagagagaatatcatgttctttgaatagtttagaaactgaaaactagttctttctaaacttggtgcgtaaagacaattactaaaaatccatgttttatttttatcaaagataaacatctcccactgcaacagcagtgcccatgtggatggtgtttttattttcatttagttgtcgggtttcctggaaccctgcaatgaattgcggacatgattaatggcatccgtatctacactccaggttctggtagataacaccactaaacatgtttcaactaatgaaaaatacacctatattgttcttagttctaagaggacagtctaccttaatgtccaaatcctatttccaatcaattataattgggaccactaagtctatcctaaagtatatcagctagggattgaccatcatcctaagaatcacaaaaatatttggttaagaccaactccttaaaaatcccatgaattttgtatgccacgttagtgtggacgtatacaaattcaaagaggaaattttatcatttaattttattatctcgtcaaccttactttatgacgaataaaattaatagttggtctatctttaatcaaatatttggtcaagacttctaaatttaaaataatattgattcctctaacaatactatttaaatctaccaacacctcaaaacaccgtgaattttgcatgccacgttagtgtggacgtatacaaaatcaacatttgtaagaggagggttttacccattaactatcttgtcaacgtaactttatgacaaataaaattatctcaaacaccgttaattttgtataccacgttagtgtggacgtatacaaaatcaattatttgtaagaggggttttaaccctttaattttattatcttatcaacctagttttatgacaaattaatagttggtttcatttggtcacacaaataatagactgatggggaggatactattagatgtgtctaagtgtataccattacttgacactaagtctattaataagattatgccccttccgttggggaagatcacacgctcttaattaacttcctatagtcatccaaaaatggaagtatgttctagtgatccacaaacaagctcatccgttatggaggaaggcaatcagagccaacgcgcaagcttgtttgcatcacttacaaaccagtaatggagaccatgggatttacttaaaaatccctctcccacttagttatttataaatgaggaattttaactatgctagcctactaaatatgtaaactaacatgcacacacagcataatataaaagcaataaatagaaaatctaattttcaactattatggcttttatctctagttgtcctccgtgtgttgtcatcccaagctgctgccatatttggccacagcCACCGGGtctatccatcttgctcctagttccgctgcgcctctggtccttcgaaggttccacgcttgcaagattcgatccatgacataaatagaattttacattttgatcctatattccataaaaggaatgtacatgtatctagatcaaaataaaatcctaataaaactaaatacagtctgtattttaatacaatcatgcacacatataaatgcccttgacatgtccaagggtccaatcacacacataataactaaaagccataatagttggatcctgcatccacaaagttagcacatcctactattatcccgcctaaattatgtatgacatgtgcataattaaactaataccaaatacacagaggcaaaatcctagctcgataccaattgttggttgttactcggaaaacctataggttccaccgtacaaaacttttgtacaaaggtcgaacctttcctagctaccatgtgttcttttaaattaaattttggatcgcttgcggaacttaacacgtttgatccaaaacttaatctatttgttctttaggttttgacttggatctcctgcggaactttacacattCGAcctaagtctccttaagttattaattccattaaatattaatttccataattggttcccagtattgacgtggcgaggcacatgaccttcttggatatgggagcaaccaccaccgactagacaaaacctttatagaaagctaatatttaatttcctaaaataactttaggttaaccaaaagaacaatcaaatcacaaggaaaagaaaaacaaaagaacacaacatcgaaaaaacatattgaaattctagaacgtaagcctcttgtatttggtattatttccataaataactagcatgatgcggaaataaaattactagttataccttgtagaaaaatctcttgattttctaccgtaaacctcggacgttgtgtgggcaacgatcttccgagatgagaaccaccaagcaccttcttcttccttacaagtttcgccaccacaattctccaagagaagtagaggtcccaccaccaccaccaagctccaagggatgcaagaaacaaaaccacctttctctccttcttctcctagctagaaccgccaccatcaagagctccaagagaggttgtcgccggccataagaagaagagaagaggaagaagctagggccggccaccaaggaggaaaagagagagaagaataatagagttgatcacacatgaaggcacctctatccctcttttataatccttggtcttggcaaataaggaaatttaattaaaacttccttaattcttttgccatgaaaaagaaaaatttatttaattaaaacaattttcctattctcaatttacatggccggccaccatcaagctataaacaaggagagttttaattaattaaaacttcctaatttgtctccagaaatttataaaaatttctccaataattttccttcatggtggttaataaaaaggaaattttataaattaaaattcttcttttaaacacgtggataatttccaaaaggaaagttatctttaaaaattaaaatcttttcaatctacaaataaggaaagatatcaaatcttttcttaatcttttgtagaaactaataaaagagaatatttaattttaaacttctcttattatcatggttaaaaaggaaagtttttcttaaaaataaaatctcctttcaatctacaaataaggaaggatttcaaatcttttcttaatcttttgtagaaagcttttaaaaggaaagatttaatttttaaactctcttttaaaactatgatatccacataagaaataattttaataaaaaatcttttttaatatgatgtggccggccacctaagcttgggctccaagctattggccggccatcaattggccggccctaagcttgagcttcaagcttagcttggccgacccctattggttgggtaagaaggtgggtatgtggtgggtatacatttctatatacaagaggctacgatagggaccgagaggaggaattggttttggtctcccgataaaattaagcatcccgtgctcgccccgaacacacaacttaattttatcaataataattcattccactagagaactattattgaactaccgcaccaatcccaaattacattttgggctccttcttatcatgagtgtgttagtctccctgtgtttaagatatcgaatgtccactaattaagtgagttactgacaactcatttaattaatatcttagtccaagagtagtaccactcaaccttatcatcatgtcggactaggtccacctgcagggtttaacatgacaatccttataagctcatcttgaggacattatcaacctagtatctctaggacacagtttccttctataatcaacaacacacactataagtgataccatttcccaacttatcgggcttattgattcatcgaactaaatctcaccctttgataaattaaagaaataaatatcaaatatatgtgcttgttattatattaggattaagagcacacacttccataataacagaggtctttgtttctttataaaatcagtataaaagaaacgacctcaaatggtcctactcaatacactctaagtgtactagtgtaattatacagtcaagataaactgatacctaattacactacgaccttctaatggtttgttcctttccattttggtcgtgagctactgtttataatttataaggtactgataacatgatcctctgtgtgtgacaccacacaccatgttatctacaatataaattaattgaacaactacatttatcacaaatgtagaaatttgaccaatgtgattcttatttctagataaatgtttatatcaaaagctaggcttttagtatacactctaacactgtcTTGGCTCGGTGTACTACAGTCACGACTGTGCCCTCGCCCACGTCCACGCCATTTGCCACGACTAGGGCTGCTGGACCCACGCCCCTTTCCTCCTGACAAAGTGTCCACGTTGCTCCCCTTCTGTCGTATTTGCCATTCGGCATGAGTAAGTAGGAGCTCTCCTTCAGTGCCGTTTGTGTTGCCGCGTAAACGTAGTGTTCGTTCTTCGTACGCTTTCAGTCGCCCAATAGTCTCCTCAAATGGTATCGTCTCAAGATCCTGAAACTGCTCAATTCCGACAACAATAGGGAAGAACTTATCAGGGACAGAATCGAGTAACTTCTTTACCAAAGATGAATCTTCAAGCGTGGCACCAAGAGCGGAGAACTTGCTGCTCATAGCACtgagtttgccagcaaactcatcaatcgtGTCGGTCTCCTTCATCCGGAGGGCGTCAAACTCGCTCTTCAGTGTTTGTACGCGTGCCTTCTTAACTCGATCACTTCCAAGGTACCTTGTCTTGAGGCTGTCCCAGACTTCCTTCGCCGTCTTCTTTTTTGCGATCTGGAGAAGTATGCCTTCAGGGACACACTGCAAGATGTATGCACGTGCCTTTTTATCCTTCTTTGCATCCACTTGGGCTCCTTCCACTGGCTCCACCACCTCCCAGACTCCCTGGGCATTAAGGATCGCCTCTGTCTTTATTGCCCACACAGTATAATTATGAGGGCTTAACATTGGATAGGGAAATGGCACTCCGCCGTTCTCCTTCACAGCAACTTGTGGGATGCTAGACATTTTTGTGGAATCATGGATTCTTGGGTgttggctttgataccaaatgtTGTCCTAGAATCGGATAGGATAGCACACCCAAAGCACACAGCACATAagaaaaaacaagaagaataaGACAAATAGGAACTTCACTTATGAAAGGAAACCTTACACCGAGATACCTTCTACATGCCTCTACGACCCTTTATATAGCATCACAAATGATAAGAGCACGAATCatgagatccataaaaataggatctagatgagatccataaaaataggatctagatccataaaaataggtaGACCGAGTAATAACTAATtatcaagaaaataaaaaaataaaaataaaaaactaatgaCGTGGAGGGATTATTTTctcacagtctatgcctcattgatcaatctaaatatcaagaatagagggaccaagtcatacaagataatagacacgaataggttaggtcggatcttgaccttctcgtcacttgggtaacaatgatgtcttgctagatgccactcattatttatatatttaaatattgatttgggtacattgccaacattacgagaacatattgtgtcacacacaaagaacaattatatttg includes these proteins:
- the LOC121997275 gene encoding uncharacterized protein LOC121997275 encodes the protein MSSIPQVAVKENGGVPFPYPMLSPHNYTVWAIKTEAILNAQGVWEVVEPVEGAQVDAKKDKKARAYILQCVPEGILLQIAKKKTAKEVWDSLKTRYLGSDRVKKARVQTLKSEFDALRMKETDTIDEFAGKLSAMSSKFSALGATLEDSSLVKKLLDSVPDKFFPIVVGIEQFQDLETIPFEETIGRLKAYEERTLRLRGNTNGTEGELLLTHAEWQIRQKGSNVDTLSGGKGRGSSSPSRGKWRGRGRGHSRDCSTPSQDSQPTDSAGGTSSNNSDTRDKSHIKCFNCEKMGHYTSECYNKRRDDEAHLTYATDEEPTLMMTVSHEESHTRHERQDIILLSEDRFLLEMYRSVEKGEDKDVWYLDNGASNHMTGHREKFQELDETITGRVRFGDGSTIEIMGKGTVVFECKNGDQKALHEVYYIPKLCSNIISLGQLTEAENEVHMKGDTMKVIDRSGKLLMLIK